In the genome of Streptomyces lydicus, the window ATCTCGTTGTAGCGCACCACTCCGTGGCTGCTCCAGGAGGTGCCGTCGAAGCGGAAGATGTAGACCCTGTTGTTGAAGCCCTGGACGGCGCTGTAGAGGTGGTTGTTGAAGCCGGCGATGGCGGGCGCGGAGGGTGTGGTGCCCGGATGCTGGGCCACGGTGGTCCAGGACTGCCCGTTGTGGGCACGCACGGAAATCGTGGGGAGTTTGCGGACGCTGGAGCGGACCGACAGGCTCAGGAGACCGTTGTTCAGGAATCCGCCGCCGTTGAAGTACCAGCTGTTCTCCTGGTGAGGCTTGGCGGCGATCGCTTCCAGGGCCGGGCGGTCGAAGAGGAACGTGCGCTGATCCACCAGGTCGTCCTCGAACCAGGAGACGATGAGTTTGATCAGGTTGGCGACGCCGGAGATCAGGGCAGCGAAGTTGGCCGTCGCTTCGAGATGGGTGCCTGCGGGGAACTCGCCCAGGGCCTCGGAGACCTCCCAGGCCATCTTCGAGATCTTCTCCAGGGTGGCCTGCAGTTCCGAGGGCCTGGAGTGGTCCTCCTCCCAGCACTCGACGTGGAAGGTCACGACCTTGTCGGCGGCCCCGTGGTACACCACCGAGTTGGGGTCGATCCGGTGGGTCTCGCCGGAGTTGACGCCCGTGTGGACACGGGTGGTCATCGTCTGGCGTGCCCCGCCGTCGGCGGCGCCGGCGGTGGCCCAGTAGATCTCCTCGTCGCCGATCTCGTCCGAACCCGTGTGCATGTGAAAGCGGTCGAGCCAGACCTTGGCCATGACCTTGGGCACGGCCTGCGCGCTCTGCGCGGTCTGCGCATGTGCGGATGAAGTGATCACCGTCGCCCCGTACCCGTAGGCGGCCGTGGCCCGGGCGAACTCCTCGGACTCCGCGCCACCCTCGCCCCCGGGAGCGTCAAGGTCGATCACCTTCACGTTCGGCTGCGCGAGGATCTCCTCACGCAGCGCCGGCAGGTCCTCCACCAGGTTGTCGAGGGTGTACCCCTGGGGCAGAGGGCGGCCCACGAAGACGTCCGGGAAGACCTTCGAGCGCGCGGCCTCCTCCTCGGCATAGACCCGGCCGAAATCACGCACCTCTTCCTCGGAGAGCAGCTCCCGGACAGGCCCTGCCAACCGGGCCTCCAGGTCCGTCGGCGTCAGCCCTGCCTCCAGCCGGGCAGCGCCGTGCAACAAGACCCCCAGAAGCAGGTTCGCCCCCCGCGACGACGGCGTCATGGACGCCGACTTCTTGGACACCGGCTCGCCCCGCAGCTGCGCCCGCAGCCGCTCCAGCCGCTCCGGCTCCGTCGTCCTCACCCGATCTGACACTGAGCAACCCCGATCCGCTCGGCACCCGCAACCGGACGGTCACGGTCACGGTCACGGTCACAAAACGCTAAAACCCCCGAACCCGTCGAAGAGGCTGAAGTGGGCATTCGGCCATAAAAGCCACCCGGCCGGGCACGGAAAAGACCGGAAACGCGGTCTTGCTCCGGTAGTACCTTCCGTGGGCAAGTCCCGGTGCCTCGGTGCACCACGCCTGCTGCACTCGATGCGGTGGGCTGCACCGACCACCGGAAGGCAGCGGTCACGGCTGTGCTGTGCTTCGCCGCCAGGCATGACGGCTCGCGGCGACCAGCAGTCGCCGCTGCGATTTCGGGGGGCGCCCTCGCCGGCTTCAGGCCGAAGGTCGCCCCATTTTGCTGTTCATTTTGGCCCGGCTGGCCGCCAGGAGTTCTTGTGCCTGCCGCTCGATCTCTTCGGGGTTCAGTCCCAGTGCGCGCCCCAGGTTCGTCGACCAGACCTCCGAGCGCACACTGGCTTCGAAGTTGAGATCGGCGCGGATGGCGTCTCGTGAAGCCTGACGATTCTGGCTGACCATGACGAACGTCGACAGGAAGATCGCCTCAAGGCTGACGATCATGGTCAGCAGCCCGAACGGGAAGGGATCGAAGACCGCGGCCTGTCCGAAGATCCCCTCGTTGATCATGATCCAGCCGGCGAACCACACCATGTGCACATAGACGAAGACCATCGATCCCGCGAAGGCGGTGATCGTGTCCGCAAGGTGGTCCTGCACACCGCGCCCACGGGCGAAGAGCTCCTGCTCATGTGGGAGGCGGATGACGGGGTGAGGCCCTTGACCACCCGTCGGACCACCGCGATGCGACGTCATGCCGTCATAGTGCATGTGCCGTAGGCGTCGGCAGGGGAACAGCGCGCCCGTCGGCGCGTTGATGCACCCAGGCCGGTGTAACGACGAAGATCCGCCGTCAGCTCATGCGCATCAGAGTGCGTCTTCCGTGCCGTGCAGGGTGGTCGGAGTCTGCGCGTGGCTCTCTTGTTCGCTGATGTCGCCGGAATCCGGAGGCAGGAGGGTGACTGTCATCTGCGGTCCGTCCTGGTGGTCCTCAGCGCGAAAGTTGAGCAAGCCGGCCTCGGCGAGCCGGCACAGGGCGGTGCGGACGATCACGGACGGGACCCCGAGGGCTCGGGCGGCGGGATGCAAAGGGAAGACCACTGTCGGGTCGGCATGCAACTCGCGCGGATCAGCCGCAAGGTCCACCAGCAGTCCAGCCAAGACCTCCCCATGGGAGACCTTCCTGGCACTGACTGCCCAGCTGAGCGCCCATTGATCAAAGGAAAGTGAATCCACTGAAAACACCCTCACGGTCGCATGAATGAGCGTCGTTCGGACGCCCGCGCGGGTGCCCCGTTCAAGAGTTGCCGACCTTCCGCCGGGCGGCAATCCGGGCGGGGCCGAACCGGCGGGCGAGTCCACGGAAGTCACCCACGCTGGTTGCCCACCTCTGCGGGGTTTCCGAGGACTGCCGTCACGTTCCATGCTGGAGACGGGTACGGGGGACGTCGACAGCAAGGACCGACAGCAAGGACCGCACAGCGCATGTGCCCGCGTTGTGATCAAGCCCGTTCTCCCCACAAACATCTGTCTGCCGCTGACGACACTCGCCAAGGGGTGTGGGGATGGATCACCGCAGTACCGATCGCACCGCGCCCGCCGCGCAGCCCGCTCGCGTCGCCGGGCACGCACTGGTCGGCCGCGAGGCCGAGATGGAGCTGCTCGGTGCCTTTCTCGCCGGTGTTCCGCGTCTGGGCGGGTCGCTGGTGGTGCTCGGCGAGCCGGGCGTCGGCAAGACGGCGTTGCTGGCCGCGGTCGCCGGGCAGGCCGGGGCCGCGGGGATGCAGGTGCTGCATGCGACGGGCGTGCAGTACCGGGCGCAGACCAGCTACGGCGCACTGCGGCAGTTGCTGACGTCGGTGCCCGAAGGCCGGGCGGCAGTGGCGGACCTGCCCGCCCTCGCCGCGGCCCTGGACTTCAAGCGGGGCAGGGCACCCGGGCAGGACGCGGTCGCCGAGGCCGTCATCACTCTGGTGGCAGAGCTGTCCCGCAAACAGCCGGTGCTGCTGGTGCTGGACGACGCACAGTGGCTGGACCGGGCCAGCGCCGCCGTCCTGGGCCGGGTGGTGCGCCGGCTCCCTTACTCCGGTGCGGGCACGGTGTGTTCGGTCCGGCTCGGCGACGAAGGCTTCTTCGACCACAGCGGCCTTCCGCTGCACGAGCTGGGGCCCCTCGGCGAGGCCGCGTCCGAGGAATTGCTCGGCCTGCGTTTCCCGGCGCTGGCCCCCCGCGTGCGCCGGCGGCTGATGGCCGACGCCGAGGGCAATCCGCTGGCGCTCCTGGAGCTCCCCGCTGCCCTCACCGGTTCCCAGCGCACCGCGTCCCATGCCCTCCCCCCACGCCTTCCGCTGACCCAGCGCCTGCAGGCGACGTTCGCCTCCCGGATCGCGGGACTGCCGGCGCCGACCCGGCACCTGCTGCTGGTGGCTGCGCTGGAGGGCAGCGGCAACCTGCTGATCGTGCGCCGGGCAGTGGAAGGGCGGTGCGGCCTGAAGCACCTGGCCCCCGCGGAGCGGCTCCGGCTGGTGCACGTCGAGGAGGCCACCGGGCGGTTGGCGTTCCGGCACTCGCTCATGCGCTCCGCGGTGGTGGACCTGTCCACCAGCGACCAGCGCCGCAGCGCCCATCGTGCGCTCGCGGAGGCCTGGACCGGTGTCCCCGAGCAGCGGGCCTGGCACCTGGCGCAGGCCGCGGTCGACCCCGACGAGCAGATCGCCGACCTCCTCGAAGAAGCCGCGGGCATCAGCGCCCGGCGCGGTGACGGTCCCAACGCGGTGGCAGCGCTGGTGCGCGCCGCCGAGCTGAGTCCGGCCGCCGCCGAGCGGGCCCGGCGACTCGCACAGGCGGCGTACCTCGGCACGATCCTCACCGGTGGGGTGCGCGACGTGCCCCGCCTGCTGGACGACGCCCGCCGGGCCGCGCCGGACGGTTCTTCCCTGGCCGGCGCGGTGGCCACCGCGCTGTACCTGCTGAACAGCTATGGCGATGTCGACACCGCCCACCGTCTGCTGTCCGGCGCGATCGCGCTCCAGCCCGAACCGTACGACCCGGCTGACGCGACGGTGCTCGAAGCCCTGTCCTCCCTGCTGCTCGTGTGCGTCTACGGGGCCAGAAGCGAGCTGTGGGCCGGGTATGACACGGCGGCGGCGAAGTGCACCGCCCTCCCGGACACGCTGCGGCTGTTACGGGCTACCTTCGCCGACCCGGTCCGCGCCCTCCCGTCGGACTGGGCCGCGCTCGACGCCGCCGTCGATGCGCTGCCCGGCACGTCCGACCCGGTCCGGATCGTGCGGATCGGCACCGCCGGCGCGTACGCGGACCGCCTCGGCGCCATGGACGAGCCGCTGCGGCGTACCGCGCGGGGCGGCCGCTCCGGGGAGAACAACTTCCCCGCCATCCAGGCCTCGTTCCTGTGGGGCAGCCACGCCTGGTTCACCGGCCAGTGGGCGGAACTGCGCGAAGTGGTCGGCGACGGGCTGGCCCTGTGCGAGGAGTACCGGTATCCGCTGCGCGCCTGGACCGGGAAGTTCGTGCTCGCGTGCGTGTCCGCGGCCTGCGGGGACTTCACCACCGCCCACGCCTTCGCCGACCAGATGGATCAGTGGGGCGGATCCCGCCGCGCCCACGCCATCACCTGCTACGCCGCGCACGCCAAGACGCTCATCTCCCTGTCCCAGGGGGACTTCGACGAGGCGTACCACCAGGCGTGCCGGATCACACCGGCCGGCACCTTCGCGCCGTTCACCGGACACGCCCTGTGGGCGTTGCTCGACCTGGCGGAGGCGGCGGTGCGAACCGGTCGGCGCGACAAAGCCCTTGAGCATGTGCGGGCGGCCCGGGACGCCGGTCTCGACGCCGTGTCACCGCGCCTGCGCATGGTCCTGTCCGCCTGTGCCGCGCTGGCGGCGGAGGACGACAGCGAGGCGTCCGGCGGCTTCGGCGAGGCGCTGGCCGTCGAGGGTGCCGAGCGCTGGCCCTTCGACCACGCCCGCATCCACCTGGTCCACGGTGAGCGCCTGCGCCGCGGACAGGCCCCGGCCCGGGCCCGCCGCCACCTGCGCACGGCCGCGGAGGTCTTCCGGCGGCTGGGCGCCGCCCCCTGGTCCGCCCGGGCCGAGCAGGAACTGCGCGCCTGTGGCGGTCCGGTAGGTGCCCGCCCCGGTGCCGCCCTGACCCCTCAGCAGCGGGAGATCGTGGCCCTGGCCGCCGCCGGTCTGTCCAACAAGCAGATCGCCGGGAAGCTCTTCCTGTCACCGCGTACCGTCTCCACCCACCTCTACCAGGCGTTCCCCAAACTGGGCGTGACCTCACGGGCGGGCCTGCGTGACGCGCTGGAACGGCTGCCCGGCCCCTGACGCAACCACCCGCGGAACTACGTCATTTGACGGGGGCGGCCCGGCCGGCGGCGTTCCTACAGTGCTCGGCACGAGCCGCACATCCCGGCTCGGACAACCCTGGAGGAATGATGAGCGACAGCGCACCGCGCGGGAGTGTCGTGCTCGTCCACGGAGGCTTTGTGGACGGTTCGGGATGGCAGGGGGTGTACGAAACCCTGAAGGCCGACGGCTACACCGTGGCCGTCGTACAGAACCCCACCCTCTCCCTGGAAGGCGACGTGGCCGCCACCCGTCAGGTCATCGACGCCCAGCCGGGACCGGTGACCCTGGTCGGCCACTCCTACGGCGGAGTGGTGATCACCGAGGCGGGCAACCACCGGAAGGTGACAGCGCTGGCCTACATCGCCGCGTTCGCGCCCGACAAGGGCGAGTCGGTCAACACCCTGATCGCCAACCCGCCGCCCGGCGCCCCGGTCCCGCCGATCCTGCCGCCGAACGAGGGCTTCCTCTTCCTGGACCGCGACAAGTTCGCCGGCTCCTTCGCCGGCGACCTGCCGCCTGCCCAGGCCGGGTTCATGGCCGACTCGCAAGCCCCCTGGGGTCTGGAGGCGGCCGGCGGCGCGGTCGCCACGCCGGCCTGGCGAACCAAGCCCGCCTGGTACCTGGTGGCCACCGACGACCGCATGATCCCGCCGCCCGCACAGCGCGCGATGGCCGAGCGGATCGGCGCACAGACCGTGGAAGTGGCCGGCAGCCACGCGATCTACGTCTCCCAGCCCGCCGCCGTCGCCAACCTGATCAAACAGGCCGCCGCCGGCTGACCACACCCGAAGACCGCTCCCCGGCAGCGCCGGATGCCCCGCCCGCCCAAGTCCGGCATCGTCCCGGTCCACGACGACTTCGCCGAGGCCTCGAACTGGAACGGCGTCATAACCCGGCTGCAGAAAGACGGGGATCCAGTCATCGCCCCGGCCAGTCCGCCGACGGGCGGGCGCCGGCCGGACTGACTGCCGGCTTCGGAGAGCGCCGACACACGGCTTACGCACAGTCAACCGATCAAGCTCAAGGAGTCGTCGTCCCATGTCCTTACCGCGCCGCATGATCGCCGTACTCTTCACGCTCGCCTGCCTGTACGGCCTGCCGGCCACCGGCGGCGGCACCGCGCACGCAGCCAACCCGGAAACCAACCGCGTCGCCACCTGGAACATGCAGGTCGGCCGCGACCGCTGGCAGGGCGCGGCGGCCATCGCCCGGGACAACACCGTGCTCGCCCTCCAGGAGGTTCCCAACGAACCACCGGCCGGAGCGCGCTACCTCGGCACCATCGGCAACACCATCGACCACTACGAGTGGACCATCGCCCGCGGAGTGACCCGGCAGCTCTACATCCTGTACACCACGTCGCGGAACCTGGCGATCGCCACGGCCTGGATCCCGGGCGAGGTGGTGGAGATCGAGGGCCTGTACCGCCCGGCGCTGATGGTCACCCGCCCCACCGACGACGTCGCGTTCGCGTCCATCCACGCCGCATCCGGCAACGGGTTCGACGTGCGCCCGCTCGTCCAGAACGTCGCCGACGAAGCCCATGGCCGCGGGCTCAACCACTGGGCCGTCCTCGGCGACTTCAACCTCACCCCGGACCGGGCACGCCTGCTCGGCCTCCCCGCGGACTCCCGCATCTACAACAGCGGCCAGGCCACCCAGCAGAGCGGCAACGAACTCGACTACATGATCAGCAATGTGGACACCGAGGACTGGCAGGCCACCGTCGGGGACAACCGCGGCAGCGACCACTGGCCGGTCTACTTCTCCGCGCTGCGCGCCGGCGCCCTGCCACCCGAGCTGACCATTCACGCCGACAACAGCGACCGGCTGCTGGACGTCTTCCAGGGCAACGACACCAACGGCACGCACGTGGTCCAGTACCACGCCAACGGGGCGGTCAACCAGCGCTGGCGCCTCCAGACCATCGGGACATCCACCTCCACCGGGCACATGATGTACCGGATCATGAGCAGCGACAGCGGCAAGTGCCTCGACGTCGACCGCGGACAGCAGTCCGGCTCGGGCGACTACCTCAACATCTGGGACTGCCACGACATCGACGGGGTCCCCGGCTCCGGTGGCAACCAGCGCGACACCCAGAATTTCACCCTCGAACACCCCGACCCGCGCCTGCCCAACCTCACGATGCTCCGCAACAACGCCACCGGGCTGTACGCGAACATCAGCAACAACGACCGGGGCGACGGCGCCTGGGTCATCCAGTGGCCCGACCAGTCCGGCAGGTTCCCCGCCCCGAACGAGAGCTTCTACCTCCACCCGGCCATCGCCAACCAGTAGTGAGCGTGACCGGGGAAGGCCCGGTTGCCGGGTGACCACCGCAGACGGATGGAAAATCAGGTGCCGGCCGCAGGAGCCCAAGTGCAAGCGGCCGGCGCACGGTGCAAGGCCGGGCAGCCAGGTCCCGGACCTCGGCCCGATCGCCGAGGTCCGGGACCGTACGGGCTCAGCTCGGCTCACTCCGTCTCACAGCGAGCGTGTGAGGTGGTGAGGTGGTGAACAGCCGTCGAATGCGCGGGCCGGCCCTGAGCCGGCGCCGCGGGCACCCCGGACATCAAGGCCCGGGAAAACTCCGTTACGCCGTCGAGCAGACCTTCGCCCTGCTCCACCAGTTCAAGCGCCTCGCCGTCCGCTGAGAACGCCGAACCGAACTCCGCGACGCCTTTGCCTCATTGGCCTGCGACCTCATCTGCCAGAGGCGGTTGAAGAAGCACCGATCAGCATCGTGTTACAAGCTTTAAATCGGCGAGCCATCGAACCTGACCACGAGTATCCGGAGCTTGACTATTCCGCACCGAACCGCACGGTAGCCTGAACCGTCTTGGCTCACTGTGCCATCCCTTGATGGTTCCGCAGGACAGGAGTGATTGCGATGCCCATGCCGGCCCACCCGCCGAAAAACCCATCAAGCCCCTTTTCGTCCTTCCGTGGTCACCATGTCGGTATCCGCGTTCCCGACTACGACGCGGCGAAGGCTTGGTACACGGAGAAGCTGGATTTCCGAGTGCTCCAGGAATGGCCCTACGGCGAGCTGAAACTCGCCTACCTCTGCCCGCCCAACGATGACGACTTCCATGTGGAACTGCTGGCCGGACCGGTACCCATCCCGAACGAGATCCTCGACGACCTCGGAGTCAGCCTGCAACACGGCGGCTACCAGCACATCTGCGTCCATGTCGACGATGTCGACGAAGCGCGCGCCGAACTCGCCGACCGTGGCGTCGACCTTATCGGTGAACCTTTCGAGATCGAGGACATCAGCCGACGGCTGGCGTTCTTCCGTGACCCGTGGGGCAACATGATCGAACTGTCACAGAAGCTGCCGGGCGCTGGTTCCTGATCAGCCTCATGACGTCAGCACCGGCGCGCACGGCCCGAGCCCTTTCTCATTTACGCTCGGGTCTCTGTACGGCTTAGAGGCTTCACGCCCGACCAGGGCACTTCAACGAGATCCTGTTACGAGATCTTGTTGCTCGTGAATGGCTCGGCGTTTCCTTGCCGGGCAACGTCGGGATGCCGACGGAAGATGAAACGGGACGTGGAAAGGGATCGTCCATGCCTCACGCGTCCCTTGTCGCTGTTCTCGGAGCAGGCGCTCGGCGCCGCGATGGCGATGCCGCCGCGTCCGGCTGGTCGGTTGCGGGGCCGTATGGGTCGAGCCGTCTTCCAGGATTGAGGTACAGAAATGCCGATTGCCGCCAAGGACCGCCCGCGTATCGGCTGGATCGGCGTCGGCCGCATGGGCTTCCAACTGGCTGCCCGACTGCTGGACGCGGAGTACGACGTAGCCGTCTACAACAGGACGCGCGCCAAGGCCGAACCGCTGGCTGAACGGGGAGCGACGATCGCCGACCGGCCGGTCGACCTGGCCGACCGGGACGTCGTCTTCACCATGGTCACCGCCTCGGCCGCCCTGGAGGCGGTGACCACGGGCCCCGACGGCGTACTGACCTCGCCAAGCGCCACACCGGGGGTCCTGATCGACAGCTCCACGGTGTCCCCCCAGGTGTCCGCACTGATCCGGAACAAAGCCGCCGACCACGGGACCGACTTCCTGGCGGCCACGGTCAGCGGGAACCCGAAGGTGATCACCGCGGGCAAGCTGACGGTCGCGGTCTCCGGCTCACCCGAGGTGTTCGGCCGGGTGGAGCCGTTGCTTGCGGCGCTGGGGCGGGGTGTGACCTACGTCGGCGAGGGCGAAGCCGCTCGTCTCGTCAAGATCGCACACAACGTCTTCCTCGGTGTCGTCACCCAGTCGCTCGCCGAGATCACCATCCTCGCGGAGAAGGGCGGTGTCAGCCGTGCCGCCTTCCTTGAATTCCTCAACGACTCGGTGATGGGATCGGCCTTCACCCGTTACAAGTCGCCCGCGCTGGTCAACCTGGATTTCACGCCGACATTCACCATGCCGCTGCTGCGCAAGGACCTCGACCTCGGGCTCTCCTCGGCCCGCGAGCTGGAGGTCCCGATGCCGCTTGCCGCCACCACCGCACAGCTCGTCGCGGGTGCCATCGGCGCGGGGCACGTCGAAGAGGACTTCGCCTCCTTGATCCTCGAACAGGCCAGGAACTCCGGCATCACGCTGGAAGCCCAGAACGTGCCAGTGGACGACGGTCTGTCAGCGCAAACCTGACTCCGCATCCCGGTGCTCCCGCCACAGAGGCCTGGATCCTGAGCCGTTCGGGTCCGTTCTCGGCAATTCGCCACGTCGGCTGCGTCCTCTCACGGTTTGCTGTTGTGGTGCAAGGAGCTCCGGCGCCGGTGTTTCCAGCGTGCTTTGTGTACGCGGCCGCACCGTCGAGGAGATCTCCGACGCTGACCCCGTTCTCCCCGGCCCCGGCGCGCGCCGGGGCCGGGGAGAACGTCAATCGCCTGAGAGAACATGACTGCCTCGTACCAAACCATCGCCACCAGGCTGGACGGCAACGTCCTGTTCGCCACTTTCCACGCCCCGCCGATCAACCTCATCGGTCCCGAGGTCGTGCGCGACCTGGTTGGACTGCTCAAGGAGCTGTCCCAGCCGGCCACCGCACGGGTGGTGGTCTTCGACAGCGCGGATCCCGACTTCTTCTTCCCGCACGTCGATCTGACGAAAGTTCCCGAATACACCGCTGAAGCCGCGAAAGCCGGCGGCCCGGGCGACGCTTCCCTGGGGATGCTGTTCCGCAGGCTCAGCGAGATCCCGGCCGTCACGATCGCCAAGCTGCGCGGCCGGGCACGGGGAGCCGGCAGCGAGTTCCTGCTCGCCTGTGACATGCGCTTCGCCTCCCGCGAGAACGCTGTCCTGGGCCAGCCCGAAGTCGGCATCGGCACCCCGCCCGGCGCGGGGGCGATCCAGCACCTCACCCGCTTGCTGGGCCGGGGCCGAGCGCTCGAAGCAGTGTTGACGTCAGCCGACTTCGATGCCGCACTCGCCGAGCGCTACGGATGGATCAACCGCGCGGTGCCCGACGCCGAGCTGGACGCGTTCGTGGCCGGTCTCGCCGCGCGCATGGGTAACTTCCCGCGCGATGGGCTGATCGCGGCCAAAGCGGCCGTCAACGCCATCAGTCTGCCGCCCCCGGCTGTGGTACGCGCGGATGCGGCCCTGTTCCAGCAGCTCGTACGGGGAGAGGCAGCGCAGCAACGTACGGCAGAGCTGTTCGAGCGGGGCTTCCAGACCCGTGGCCGTACCGAACTCGACCTCGGTGATGCGCTGGGCGGCTTGCCCGCCGTCGACTGACCAGGAACCGGACTGACCGGGAACCGGGGGTCCCTGGGGCGGGGCTCCGTGCCGCGCCAGGGCTGTGTCTGACGCCCTTGTCTTGCCGCCTTCGGAGCTGAAGCCACAGCGGCTAGCCGGTGCGCGGTCGACTGCGCTGCGCTCGCGTTGCGAGGCCCTTCCCCCGAGCCGATCCTGAAGAGGGGGCATGCCGACCATTCGAGCGAACCGAGCGCGGAGGGGCTGCGGAGCCTGCGGTCTCGTGGCCCGAGCGAGGAGCGGGGTCCAGATGAGGCTTGTGGTCGATCTCAACCGGTGTCAGGGATTTGCGCAGTGCGCCTTTCTCGCCCCGGACGTCTTCGCCCTGCACGGCGAGGAGGCGCTGCTCTTCACCTCCCGCTTCGACGAGGCACTGCGTGACCAGGTGGAGCAGGCTGTGGCCGCTTGCCCGGTCCAGGCCATTCTCGTCGACTTCTCCGACGAACCGACCCAGGGGGTGGAGGGCCGTGTCGGCTGACGCCGACGTCCAGGCCCTCCGTCGAAAGGGCCGGATCGTCATCGTCGGTGCCTCGCTGGCCGGTCTGCGCGCAGCGGAAACGCTGCGTGACCGGGGCTTCACCGGGTCGCTGACGCTGGTCGGGGACGAGCCGTACGAGCCCTATGACCGGCCCCCGCTGTCCAAGCAGGTGCTGCTGGGGCTGGAGTGTGCCGAGGAGACCGCGCTGCCGCGCAGGCGCGACATCGACGCCGAATGGCGTCTCGGTGTGGCCGCCGCGGGGCTGGACCGGGCGGCCAAGCACGTGTGCCTGGTGAACGGTGACACACTCCCCTACGACCGCCTGCTGATCACGACCGGGACCAAGGCCCGGCCCTGGTTTCATCCCGAAGAGGCTGCGCTGGACGGGGTCTTCGTGCTGCGCACCCGCGACGACTCCGCTCGGCTGTTCCGGAAACTCGCCGCCGGTCCGCGCCGGGTGCTGGTGATCGGCGCCGGATTCACGGGCTCCGAGATCGCCT includes:
- a CDS encoding DUF1003 domain-containing protein gives rise to the protein MTSHRGGPTGGQGPHPVIRLPHEQELFARGRGVQDHLADTITAFAGSMVFVYVHMVWFAGWIMINEGIFGQAAVFDPFPFGLLTMIVSLEAIFLSTFVMVSQNRQASRDAIRADLNFEASVRSEVWSTNLGRALGLNPEEIERQAQELLAASRAKMNSKMGRPSA
- a CDS encoding helix-turn-helix transcriptional regulator, giving the protein MDHRSTDRTAPAAQPARVAGHALVGREAEMELLGAFLAGVPRLGGSLVVLGEPGVGKTALLAAVAGQAGAAGMQVLHATGVQYRAQTSYGALRQLLTSVPEGRAAVADLPALAAALDFKRGRAPGQDAVAEAVITLVAELSRKQPVLLVLDDAQWLDRASAAVLGRVVRRLPYSGAGTVCSVRLGDEGFFDHSGLPLHELGPLGEAASEELLGLRFPALAPRVRRRLMADAEGNPLALLELPAALTGSQRTASHALPPRLPLTQRLQATFASRIAGLPAPTRHLLLVAALEGSGNLLIVRRAVEGRCGLKHLAPAERLRLVHVEEATGRLAFRHSLMRSAVVDLSTSDQRRSAHRALAEAWTGVPEQRAWHLAQAAVDPDEQIADLLEEAAGISARRGDGPNAVAALVRAAELSPAAAERARRLAQAAYLGTILTGGVRDVPRLLDDARRAAPDGSSLAGAVATALYLLNSYGDVDTAHRLLSGAIALQPEPYDPADATVLEALSSLLLVCVYGARSELWAGYDTAAAKCTALPDTLRLLRATFADPVRALPSDWAALDAAVDALPGTSDPVRIVRIGTAGAYADRLGAMDEPLRRTARGGRSGENNFPAIQASFLWGSHAWFTGQWAELREVVGDGLALCEEYRYPLRAWTGKFVLACVSAACGDFTTAHAFADQMDQWGGSRRAHAITCYAAHAKTLISLSQGDFDEAYHQACRITPAGTFAPFTGHALWALLDLAEAAVRTGRRDKALEHVRAARDAGLDAVSPRLRMVLSACAALAAEDDSEASGGFGEALAVEGAERWPFDHARIHLVHGERLRRGQAPARARRHLRTAAEVFRRLGAAPWSARAEQELRACGGPVGARPGAALTPQQREIVALAAAGLSNKQIAGKLFLSPRTVSTHLYQAFPKLGVTSRAGLRDALERLPGP
- a CDS encoding alpha/beta fold hydrolase → MMSDSAPRGSVVLVHGGFVDGSGWQGVYETLKADGYTVAVVQNPTLSLEGDVAATRQVIDAQPGPVTLVGHSYGGVVITEAGNHRKVTALAYIAAFAPDKGESVNTLIANPPPGAPVPPILPPNEGFLFLDRDKFAGSFAGDLPPAQAGFMADSQAPWGLEAAGGAVATPAWRTKPAWYLVATDDRMIPPPAQRAMAERIGAQTVEVAGSHAIYVSQPAAVANLIKQAAAG
- a CDS encoding RICIN domain-containing protein, with protein sequence MSLPRRMIAVLFTLACLYGLPATGGGTAHAANPETNRVATWNMQVGRDRWQGAAAIARDNTVLALQEVPNEPPAGARYLGTIGNTIDHYEWTIARGVTRQLYILYTTSRNLAIATAWIPGEVVEIEGLYRPALMVTRPTDDVAFASIHAASGNGFDVRPLVQNVADEAHGRGLNHWAVLGDFNLTPDRARLLGLPADSRIYNSGQATQQSGNELDYMISNVDTEDWQATVGDNRGSDHWPVYFSALRAGALPPELTIHADNSDRLLDVFQGNDTNGTHVVQYHANGAVNQRWRLQTIGTSTSTGHMMYRIMSSDSGKCLDVDRGQQSGSGDYLNIWDCHDIDGVPGSGGNQRDTQNFTLEHPDPRLPNLTMLRNNATGLYANISNNDRGDGAWVIQWPDQSGRFPAPNESFYLHPAIANQ
- a CDS encoding VOC family protein — encoded protein: MPMPAHPPKNPSSPFSSFRGHHVGIRVPDYDAAKAWYTEKLDFRVLQEWPYGELKLAYLCPPNDDDFHVELLAGPVPIPNEILDDLGVSLQHGGYQHICVHVDDVDEARAELADRGVDLIGEPFEIEDISRRLAFFRDPWGNMIELSQKLPGAGS
- a CDS encoding NAD(P)-dependent oxidoreductase, which produces MPIAAKDRPRIGWIGVGRMGFQLAARLLDAEYDVAVYNRTRAKAEPLAERGATIADRPVDLADRDVVFTMVTASAALEAVTTGPDGVLTSPSATPGVLIDSSTVSPQVSALIRNKAADHGTDFLAATVSGNPKVITAGKLTVAVSGSPEVFGRVEPLLAALGRGVTYVGEGEAARLVKIAHNVFLGVVTQSLAEITILAEKGGVSRAAFLEFLNDSVMGSAFTRYKSPALVNLDFTPTFTMPLLRKDLDLGLSSARELEVPMPLAATTAQLVAGAIGAGHVEEDFASLILEQARNSGITLEAQNVPVDDGLSAQT
- a CDS encoding enoyl-CoA hydratase/isomerase family protein, with translation MTASYQTIATRLDGNVLFATFHAPPINLIGPEVVRDLVGLLKELSQPATARVVVFDSADPDFFFPHVDLTKVPEYTAEAAKAGGPGDASLGMLFRRLSEIPAVTIAKLRGRARGAGSEFLLACDMRFASRENAVLGQPEVGIGTPPGAGAIQHLTRLLGRGRALEAVLTSADFDAALAERYGWINRAVPDAELDAFVAGLAARMGNFPRDGLIAAKAAVNAISLPPPAVVRADAALFQQLVRGEAAQQRTAELFERGFQTRGRTELDLGDALGGLPAVD
- a CDS encoding ferredoxin; protein product: MRLVVDLNRCQGFAQCAFLAPDVFALHGEEALLFTSRFDEALRDQVEQAVAACPVQAILVDFSDEPTQGVEGRVG